Part of the Patescibacteria group bacterium genome is shown below.
CTGAAATTATAGAAGTTATCAATATTTTTAATTTTGAAAATTGTCTCACTATGCGAGATCTGGTCATAAAAATTTCGCGAAGCGATGGTAAAGCCAGAGGGTTTGAAATTAATTTGATATTTAAAATTTGGCGCTTGGAATTTTCGCCTTATTTTATTGCGTGATGGAATTAATTTTTTCAAGAAGTGATGATGAAAACTATTCGGGATATTAATTTAAGAAATAAGACTGTTTTAGTGCGCACGGGTTTTGATGTGCCAATTGAAAACGGCAAGGTTCAGGATAATTTTCGCATTACCGCAGGTTTGGAGACAGTGAAATATCTTCTCCAAAATCATTGTAAAATTATTCTTGCCTTTCATATTGGCAGGAAAGGGGATAAAGAAAACCCTGCTCTGCCGGTCGCGCCGGTAGTGGAGGAGCTAAAAAGGATAATGAAAGACATTTCTTTTTTAGAGGTTTCTAATTGGACAGGGCAGACGGTGAAGAAAATGGCGCAGGGTTTAAGGGAAGGGCAAATTTTGGTTTTGGAAAACCTGCGTTTATATCCCGGAGAGGAAAAAAATGATGACCATTTTGCGCGCGAATTAGCGTCTTTAGCTGAAGTTTTTGTCCAAGATGCTTTTTGTGTTTTGCATCGCGACCATGCTTCTGTGACTGGCGTTCCTAAATATCTTTTAACCGTAGCTGGTTTTTTGGTGGCGAGGGAAGTGGAAGAGCTGGATAACGCCGCGGAGCGCCCCGCCCATCCCGCCTTGGCAGTCATTGGCGGGGCTAAGACCGAGACTAAAATTCCAGTCATTGCCAACTTGCTGACTCGAGGTTATAATCAAGTTTTAGCGGGAGGGGTAGTGGCGAATAATTTTTTAAAAAATCAAGAGGTTGATCTTAAAAATTCAACAGTAGACCAGGAATATTTAGATGACGCTGCGGCTATTTGGGATCAATTTCAGGGTAAGATTGTCCTGCCTTCTGATTATGTTTGGAATGAGAAGGAACAAATTTTTGATATCGGGGGAGAGACGATCAGGAGCTACCAGGACTTGATTAATGCCGCGAAGACAATCATTTGGAATGGTCCGATGGGTGTTTTTGAAGAAAAGAAATTTGAGGAAGGCACTCTTCAAATTGGTCAAGCCATCGCCGTATCGTCCGCGAAAAAGATTGCTGGAGGAGGAGATACAATCGCGGCTCTCCGCAAGTTTCAGCTTTTAGAACAGATGGATTTTATATCCACGGGCGGAGGGGTAATGCTGGAATTTTTGGCAGGTAAAGAGCTGCCAGGATTGAAAATTTTAAATAAATAACGGGTAATATGCGGCTAGCGAGCCGCGGGTTCGCTAGACCCCTCCATCGCTTATTCAATATATTAAACTATTATGGGTAAATTCAAAAAATATTTTTTTGTCTATCTTGGTTTTATTTTAATTTTAGGTAGTTTTGCGTTTGGTGTTTTTTTGGGCGCAAGCCAGAAAATTCAAGCCCCCGAGTCGGGATGGCGGATTTTTGATTCATTTATTAAAGGCAATGACCAGGAACCGAAAGAAGTGGATTTTAGTCTTTTTTGGCAGGTTTGGAATACCATTGAAGAGAAATTCACAAATGGAACCCTAGATCGGCAAAAGATGATTTACGGCGCGATTTCCGGAATGGTGGAATCCTTAGGCGATCCCTATACCGCCTTTATGACGCCAGATGAAGCGCGCGAATTTGATCAAGAAATGGAAGGAAAGTTTGAGGGAATTGGGGCGGAAATTGGCATCCGTGGCGATCGCTTAACAGTAGTGGCTCCTTTAGCCGGCTCGCCGGCAGAAAGAGCGGGTTTGAAAGCCAAAGATATTATCTTAAAGATTAACGATGAAGATGCGGTAGAGATGACCCTGATGGAAGCGGTAGCGAAAATTCGCGGTACCAAGGGAACCAATGTTACTTTAAAAATTATGCGTGAGGGCGTGCAAGAGCCTTTTGACGTTAATATCACTCGTGAAGAGATTACAGTCAAAAGCGTAGAATGGGAAGTGCGCGGCGACAAGATCGCGCTTATTGAAATTTCCCGTTTTGGCGACGATACAGAAGAAGCGTTTAAATCCGCGGTAGCAGAGATTCTGCTTGCTTCGCCTCGCGGTCTCATTTTGGACCTCCGTAATAATCCCGGCGGTTATTTGGATACAGCAGTTAATTTAGCTTCAGAGTTCATTCCTAAAAAAGAGGTGGTGGCAATGGAAGAGCTCGCGGGCGGGAAAAGAGACAAATTTTTTTCCAGAGGTCCTGTGCGCCTTGCCGGAATACCCACCGTTGTTTTGGTTAATGAAGGTTCGGCTTCCGCCTCTGAAATTTTGGCGGGCGCCCTCCAAGATTACGGCATTGCTAAACTGGTAGGCAAGAAGACTTTTGGCAAGGGTTCAGTCCAAGAATTAGAGGAATTTTCGGATGGGTCGCGCGCGAGAATTACTATCGCCAAATGGTTGACGCCGAAAGAGCGATATATTAATGAGAAGGGGATTGAGCCGGATTTTTCCATAGATTTAACAAGCGAGGATAGCAACGCGGGTAGAGATCCGCAACTAGATAAGGCAGTGGAGATATTGACGAATAAATGAAAGAGATGATATATTAAAATTTCTAATTGCTCTAATTAACCTAATTTCTAACTAATGTCTAATGACCAAATCCTAATGTCTAAAAAGTAAAAACAACAAATTTGGTCATTGGTTATTAGACATTGGATATTATTTAGGTTAATTAGAAATTTTTCCCCTTTTTATGAAGATTATATTAAAAAAGAATTACAATGGTTTAGGTAAAAAAGGCGAGATTAAAGATGTCGCTGACGGTTTTGCGCGTAATTTTTTGATTTCTAAAGAGATTGCTCTTCCTGCTACCCTTTCCAATATTTCCGCGATTACTCATCTGGTTCAAGAGGAAAAGCGCGAAAAAAAGCAAACCGAACAGAAGTTAGAATCTTTTAAAGGGAAGATTCTAAATCTCAAAATTACCCTGAAAATGCAAGCAGACGCTAAAGGGAAACTTTTTGGGGCAGTGGGGAAAAAGGAAATTCAGGAGGCATTAGAGAAAAAGATTGGGATTAAGGTTCCTAAACAAAAAATAGGCTTAGATAAGTCTATTAAAGAAGCTGGTAACTATGAAGTGGTGATCAATATTTCCGAGAAATCCAAACCCAAAATCAACGTTCAGATTGTTTCCTTTGCGCGCTCTGCCAAAAAAATTTAAGCTTGGCTTATAAGAGAATCAAATTTTTGATATCTCCTGCAATAATGCAAAACCAAGCTTGGTGCCGAGGGATAGTTTAAATTTCATTTTTTGTCCCCTTTTTTACTTTGGGTTTGTTGGAGTATTCTCCAGCCACTATTCTTTTCCAAAATCAAAGCCTTTGTAAGACCTTTGGGATCTCGTTGTTGGTCTTGTCCTGGTACCTGAATAACGGGAGAACCATCTTCGCACACTCCTCTCAAGACAACATTCTTCATCACGATGATATTTCGTGGATCAACCACTGTTACCCAAGGACACTTAATAATTTCCCTTTCTTTTTTTTCGGTTACTACACCCATTTGAATCACTCCTTTTTGGACTATTCCCGGCATCTTCACTATATAGGAACAAAGAGCTTTGTCAATGATTTTAAAAACAAACTTTCCTAAAAAGTTTGTTTTTAAGTATCAATTGAAAAATGGAGAGTTTTATGATATTATTGAAACGAAGTGAGTTTTTTTTAATCCACCAGTGAATTTTTTTACTTTTCTGCTATAAAATTTCACCACGCCGTCGCGGAGCGCAAAAAGAGTGTCATCATTGCCTCGTTTTACGTTTTTGCCGGCATGAAAGTGAGTGCCGCGTTGGCGGACAATAATTTCTCCTGTTTTTATTTTTTGGCCGCCAAATCTTTTCACCCCTAATCGTTTAGAGACAGAGTCGCGGCCAAGGGCGGTCGAGCCGCCAGCTTTAGTATGGGCCATAGAAATGTAAAATTAAAAATTTTTTCTTTTTTAATAATAACTTAAATGCGAGCAATAGTCAAATGGTTTCAAGAAAATCAAAATAGGGTGGCGTTAATAATAGGTATGATTTTAGTGGCCGCCATATCTTTCGCGGGCGGAATTTTAGTGAGCCCGCAAGAGAAAAAGGAGCCTCTGGTCTTGTCGGAGGGCACAAGTAAGGTGGAGCCATTTTCTTTAATGATTAAGGAAATAAAGGGCAGCTCTGTATTTCTTAAAGTCGACCCGAGGGCGACAGTAAAGGTTGATGAAGAAATTATCAAGGGCGACGGGGAGGGAAATTTCGGATTTGATTTTAGGTCGGGAGAAAAGCTGACGATT
Proteins encoded:
- a CDS encoding phosphoglycerate kinase; this translates as MMKTIRDINLRNKTVLVRTGFDVPIENGKVQDNFRITAGLETVKYLLQNHCKIILAFHIGRKGDKENPALPVAPVVEELKRIMKDISFLEVSNWTGQTVKKMAQGLREGQILVLENLRLYPGEEKNDDHFARELASLAEVFVQDAFCVLHRDHASVTGVPKYLLTVAGFLVAREVEELDNAAERPAHPALAVIGGAKTETKIPVIANLLTRGYNQVLAGGVVANNFLKNQEVDLKNSTVDQEYLDDAAAIWDQFQGKIVLPSDYVWNEKEQIFDIGGETIRSYQDLINAAKTIIWNGPMGVFEEKKFEEGTLQIGQAIAVSSAKKIAGGGDTIAALRKFQLLEQMDFISTGGGVMLEFLAGKELPGLKILNK
- a CDS encoding S41 family peptidase, with the translated sequence MGKFKKYFFVYLGFILILGSFAFGVFLGASQKIQAPESGWRIFDSFIKGNDQEPKEVDFSLFWQVWNTIEEKFTNGTLDRQKMIYGAISGMVESLGDPYTAFMTPDEAREFDQEMEGKFEGIGAEIGIRGDRLTVVAPLAGSPAERAGLKAKDIILKINDEDAVEMTLMEAVAKIRGTKGTNVTLKIMREGVQEPFDVNITREEITVKSVEWEVRGDKIALIEISRFGDDTEEAFKSAVAEILLASPRGLILDLRNNPGGYLDTAVNLASEFIPKKEVVAMEELAGGKRDKFFSRGPVRLAGIPTVVLVNEGSASASEILAGALQDYGIAKLVGKKTFGKGSVQELEEFSDGSRARITIAKWLTPKERYINEKGIEPDFSIDLTSEDSNAGRDPQLDKAVEILTNK
- the rplI gene encoding 50S ribosomal protein L9, coding for MKIILKKNYNGLGKKGEIKDVADGFARNFLISKEIALPATLSNISAITHLVQEEKREKKQTEQKLESFKGKILNLKITLKMQADAKGKLFGAVGKKEIQEALEKKIGIKVPKQKIGLDKSIKEAGNYEVVINISEKSKPKINVQIVSFARSAKKI
- the rpmA gene encoding 50S ribosomal protein L27 — translated: MAHTKAGGSTALGRDSVSKRLGVKRFGGQKIKTGEIIVRQRGTHFHAGKNVKRGNDDTLFALRDGVVKFYSRKVKKFTGGLKKTHFVSIIS